In Myxococcus fulvus, the following proteins share a genomic window:
- a CDS encoding response regulator has protein sequence MSDLASRAHTTVFEHARDAVLVLDAAQIIQEVNRAAERIFGPRGELVGMAVTRLLSGWRPPDTRGSPETPHETELAGQRPGGAGPAYYLRVQTLAQFDAAGNALGWVLQLQDMRGSLEVEASIRQQKEFFEAVVRNSPVAIVTITRQFIVLSWNPAAERLFGYTPQEALGKHIFDLVATEDSVLPEAKKAQRDVTQRGRVHSVTRRLRKDHTMVDVELLALPVSVGGRQLGFIAIYHDITDLQRARQAAESANQAKSLFLATMSHEIRTPMNAIIGMTGLMLDTHLTGEQREFISTIRQSSEALLTLLNDVLDFSKIEAGRFETDRHPFDLRQCVESVLDLLAVRASEKGLDLGADISPDVPQVVMGDASRLRQVLLNLVGNALKFTESGGAVVSVDGVRRAEATDAPWELTFSVQDTGPGIPEEKRQGLFQPFNQLDVSVARRFGGTGLGLAISKRLVEAMGGRIWVESEGVPGRGTTFFFALTVQAAPQTTAGYLRSDEPLLRGRRVLIVDDNAINRRLLGRQLQAWGAEPVEAGSGMEALTKLQSGGSGFDLALIDHQMPGLDGPSLAARIRERDDLRALPLFLLTSPGRRAAPPPGLFSGVLSRPMKASQLHDTLMSCFSKDVPRVRAEPAPTGAPAPRDRPGDRVPLRILLVEDNPTNQRLASLMLDRLGYPVQAASNGREALEWSMRQRFDVVFMDLQMPEMDGLEATRRIRKELPPTVQPWVIAMTANAMDSDREQCFEAGMDDFLSKPIRVEALTAALVRCQTPRPVGGTRTRPERVVIAEQGLSEDLVPEAARIPGLQPAALARLWRELGSQAVNILPELIDTALQSMPALLDDAYTALGQGLLDDLSRAAHTLKSNAAWFGASALETLSRELELRADAGDDVDSLRERLDRCRAELSTTRALLSRLRESIALPPARG, from the coding sequence GTGTCCGACCTGGCGTCCAGAGCCCATACCACCGTCTTCGAGCACGCGCGCGACGCGGTGCTCGTGCTCGACGCTGCCCAAATCATCCAGGAGGTCAACCGCGCCGCCGAGCGCATCTTCGGCCCGCGCGGTGAGCTGGTGGGCATGGCGGTGACGCGGCTGTTGTCGGGGTGGCGTCCGCCGGATACGCGTGGCTCGCCGGAGACGCCGCACGAGACGGAGCTGGCCGGACAGCGGCCGGGCGGCGCCGGGCCCGCGTACTACCTGCGCGTGCAGACGCTGGCCCAGTTCGACGCGGCCGGAAACGCGCTGGGCTGGGTGCTCCAGCTGCAGGACATGCGCGGCAGCCTGGAGGTCGAGGCCTCCATCCGTCAGCAGAAGGAGTTCTTCGAGGCGGTGGTGCGCAACAGCCCCGTCGCCATCGTCACCATCACCCGCCAGTTCATCGTCCTGTCGTGGAACCCCGCCGCCGAGCGGCTCTTCGGGTACACGCCGCAGGAGGCGCTGGGCAAACACATCTTCGACCTGGTCGCCACCGAGGACAGCGTCCTGCCCGAGGCGAAGAAGGCGCAGCGCGACGTCACCCAGCGCGGGCGCGTGCACTCCGTCACGCGGCGGCTGCGCAAGGACCACACGATGGTGGACGTGGAGCTCCTGGCGCTGCCGGTGTCGGTGGGCGGCCGGCAGCTGGGCTTCATCGCCATCTACCACGACATCACCGACCTCCAGCGCGCGCGCCAGGCGGCCGAGTCCGCCAACCAGGCCAAGAGCCTGTTCCTGGCGACGATGAGCCACGAAATCCGCACGCCGATGAACGCCATCATCGGCATGACGGGGCTGATGCTGGACACGCACCTGACGGGCGAGCAGCGCGAGTTCATCTCCACCATCCGCCAGAGCAGCGAGGCGTTGCTCACGCTGCTCAACGACGTGCTGGACTTCTCGAAAATCGAAGCCGGCCGTTTCGAGACGGACCGTCACCCGTTCGACCTGCGTCAGTGCGTGGAGTCGGTGCTGGACCTGCTCGCGGTGCGCGCCAGCGAGAAGGGGTTGGACCTGGGCGCGGACATCTCGCCCGACGTGCCTCAGGTGGTGATGGGGGATGCGTCGCGGCTGCGCCAGGTGCTGCTCAACCTGGTGGGCAACGCGCTGAAGTTCACCGAGTCCGGCGGCGCCGTCGTCTCCGTGGACGGGGTGCGCCGCGCCGAGGCGACGGACGCGCCGTGGGAGCTCACCTTCTCCGTGCAGGACACGGGGCCGGGCATTCCGGAGGAGAAGCGGCAGGGCCTGTTCCAGCCGTTCAACCAGCTCGACGTGTCGGTGGCGCGGCGCTTCGGCGGCACGGGCCTGGGGCTCGCCATCTCCAAGCGGCTGGTGGAGGCGATGGGCGGGCGCATCTGGGTGGAGAGCGAGGGCGTGCCCGGCCGAGGCACCACGTTCTTCTTCGCGCTCACCGTGCAGGCCGCGCCGCAGACGACGGCGGGCTACCTGCGCTCGGACGAGCCGCTGCTGCGCGGCCGGCGCGTGCTCATCGTCGACGACAACGCCATCAACCGCAGGCTCCTGGGACGACAGCTCCAGGCGTGGGGCGCCGAGCCGGTGGAGGCGGGCTCCGGCATGGAGGCGCTCACCAAGCTCCAGTCGGGCGGCTCCGGGTTCGACCTGGCGCTCATCGACCACCAGATGCCGGGGCTGGACGGCCCCTCACTGGCGGCGCGGATCCGCGAGCGCGATGACCTGCGGGCGCTGCCGCTGTTCCTGCTGACGTCACCCGGACGCCGCGCCGCGCCTCCGCCGGGCCTGTTCTCCGGGGTGCTGTCGCGCCCGATGAAGGCCTCGCAGCTCCACGACACGCTGATGTCCTGCTTCTCCAAGGACGTGCCCCGGGTGCGCGCGGAGCCCGCGCCGACGGGAGCCCCCGCGCCTCGTGACAGGCCGGGCGACCGCGTCCCCTTGCGCATCCTGCTGGTGGAGGACAACCCCACCAACCAGCGGCTGGCCAGCCTGATGTTGGACCGGCTCGGCTATCCGGTGCAGGCGGCGTCCAACGGGCGCGAGGCGCTGGAGTGGTCCATGCGCCAGCGCTTCGACGTCGTCTTCATGGACCTGCAGATGCCGGAGATGGACGGCCTGGAGGCCACGCGGCGCATCCGCAAGGAGCTGCCGCCGACGGTGCAGCCGTGGGTCATCGCGATGACGGCCAACGCGATGGACTCCGACCGGGAGCAGTGCTTCGAGGCGGGGATGGACGACTTCCTGTCCAAGCCCATCCGCGTGGAGGCGCTCACCGCCGCGCTGGTGCGCTGCCAGACGCCGCGTCCCGTCGGCGGCACCCGCACGCGTCCGGAGCGCGTCGTCATCGCGGAGCAGGGGCTCTCCGAGGACCTGGTGCCCGAGGCCGCGCGCATCCCCGGCCTGCAGCCCGCGGCGCTGGCCCGGCTGTGGCGGGAGCTGGGCTCGCAGGCGGTGAACATCCTCCCGGAGCTCATCGACACCGCGCTGCAGAGCATGCCCGCGCTGCTCGACGACGCGTACACGGCGCTGGGGCAGGGGCTGCTCGACGACCTCAGCCGCGCGGCGCACACGCTCAAGTCCAACGCGGCCTGGTTCGGCGCGTCGGCGCTGGAGACGCTGAGCCGGGAGCTGGAGCTGCGCGCGGACGCGGGCGATGACGTCGACTCCCTGCGCGAGCGGCTGGACAGGTGCCGCGCGGAGCTCTCCACGACGCGCGCACTGCTGTCGCGCCTTCGTGAGAGCATCGCCCTGCCGCCGGCGCGCGGCTGA
- a CDS encoding DNA polymerase beta superfamily protein, which translates to MSDSPKDSSHPGASRIRGLEQVDRLSVPLPHGTEVTTRVERMTSGGRRIPQGVVGRVVRAKDGGLDIQIVGVGEVWFARDELVPRRPGQVQFAQRREAAWNALGPCVVLETRVGSHAWGLANEQSDVDVRGVFALPLSWTFGLVEAPQDLVSADGSTTYWEARKTVEQALRADPNTLETLFVPGAQALDELGEWFLAEREAFVSQSIFGSFGRYAMSQLDKLTRSQRLAEHRDLLLEWLCEDPAPGLDEVARRLADISPRGAPTPEDALLAAKTYVKQLYRSLSDQGLLAANDFAALTAYARGGGQRPPSARELRPKNAYNLLRLIATATGWLRHGEPVFEATGALKARLLDIKAGQVPLEDVLRDAEAMAPELEAARQESRLPEQPDYARADRLLRRVGDEVARRWVTKVAGPWGHDAPEAPRMEWRDSE; encoded by the coding sequence ATGAGTGACTCTCCCAAGGATTCCTCCCACCCGGGCGCCTCGCGCATCCGGGGCCTGGAGCAGGTGGACCGGCTGTCGGTGCCGCTGCCGCATGGCACGGAGGTGACGACGCGCGTGGAGCGGATGACCTCCGGCGGGCGGCGCATCCCCCAGGGCGTGGTGGGGCGCGTGGTGCGGGCGAAGGACGGCGGGCTCGACATCCAGATTGTCGGCGTGGGCGAGGTGTGGTTCGCGCGCGACGAGCTGGTGCCCCGACGCCCGGGCCAGGTCCAGTTCGCCCAGCGGCGCGAGGCCGCCTGGAACGCGCTGGGGCCGTGCGTGGTGCTGGAGACGCGCGTGGGCAGCCATGCGTGGGGACTGGCGAACGAGCAGTCGGACGTGGACGTGCGCGGGGTGTTCGCCCTGCCGCTCTCGTGGACCTTCGGCCTGGTGGAGGCGCCGCAAGACCTGGTGAGCGCCGACGGCAGCACGACCTACTGGGAGGCGCGCAAGACGGTGGAGCAGGCCCTGCGCGCCGACCCGAACACGCTGGAGACGCTGTTCGTCCCGGGCGCCCAGGCGCTGGATGAGCTGGGGGAGTGGTTCCTCGCCGAGCGCGAGGCCTTCGTCTCGCAGTCCATCTTCGGCAGCTTCGGTCGCTATGCGATGAGCCAGCTCGACAAGCTCACGCGCAGCCAGCGGCTCGCCGAGCACCGCGACCTGCTGCTGGAGTGGTTGTGCGAGGACCCCGCGCCGGGGCTGGACGAAGTGGCCCGGCGACTGGCGGACATCTCTCCGCGCGGCGCGCCCACGCCCGAGGACGCGCTGCTGGCGGCGAAGACGTATGTGAAGCAGCTCTATCGCTCGTTGTCGGACCAGGGCCTGCTCGCGGCCAACGACTTCGCGGCGCTCACCGCCTACGCGCGCGGGGGCGGACAGCGTCCTCCTTCGGCGCGGGAGCTGCGGCCGAAGAACGCGTACAACCTGCTGCGGTTGATCGCCACGGCCACGGGCTGGCTGCGCCACGGCGAGCCCGTCTTCGAGGCGACGGGCGCCCTGAAGGCGCGGCTGTTGGACATCAAGGCGGGGCAGGTCCCACTGGAGGACGTGCTGCGCGACGCCGAGGCGATGGCGCCGGAGCTGGAGGCGGCGCGGCAGGAGAGCCGTCTGCCGGAGCAGCCCGACTACGCGCGCGCGGACCGGTTGCTGCGGCGGGTGGGGGATGAAGTGGCGCGGCGCTGGGTGACGAAGGTGGCGGGCCCCTGGGGACACGATGCGCCCGAGGCCCCGCGGATGGAGTGGAGGGATTCGGAATGA
- a CDS encoding nucleotidyltransferase domain-containing protein has protein sequence MKGTLTEHEKTVADRVLDEESARREHLVVSLTGAHAYGFPSPDSDLDLKSIHVAPTAMLLGLSPRQLNAERLEVVDGVEVDYSSNELAAVLQGLLQGNGNYLERILGAITLRASADLESLQPLAREVLSRRVFRHYNGFAHGQLREWEKSGFRSAKKLLYVLRTTLTGTHLLRTGVVETDVTELLDAHGFSEARELVEQKRRGEKSELPEALSEAWRARVARSFEVLDAALAASVLPEAPPSRAVDALEAWMLELRRRRF, from the coding sequence ATGAAGGGCACGCTGACGGAGCACGAGAAGACGGTGGCGGACCGCGTGCTCGACGAGGAGTCCGCGCGGCGCGAGCACCTGGTGGTGTCGCTGACGGGGGCGCATGCCTACGGGTTCCCCTCGCCCGACAGTGATCTGGACCTGAAGTCCATCCACGTGGCGCCCACGGCCATGCTCCTGGGGCTCAGCCCCCGGCAGCTCAACGCCGAGCGCCTGGAGGTCGTGGACGGGGTGGAGGTGGACTACTCGTCCAACGAGCTCGCAGCCGTCCTCCAGGGACTGCTGCAGGGCAATGGCAACTACCTGGAGCGCATCCTGGGCGCCATCACCCTGCGCGCATCTGCGGACCTGGAGTCACTCCAGCCGCTGGCGCGCGAGGTGCTGTCGCGGCGGGTGTTCCGGCACTACAACGGGTTCGCCCACGGCCAGCTCCGCGAGTGGGAGAAGAGCGGCTTTCGCTCCGCCAAGAAGCTGCTCTACGTGCTGCGCACCACGCTGACGGGCACGCACCTGCTGCGCACCGGTGTCGTGGAGACGGACGTCACCGAGCTGCTGGACGCCCACGGCTTCTCCGAGGCCCGCGAGCTGGTGGAACAGAAGCGGCGTGGGGAGAAGAGCGAGCTGCCGGAGGCGCTCAGCGAAGCGTGGCGCGCCCGGGTGGCCCGCTCGTTCGAGGTGCTCGACGCGGCGCTGGCGGCGTCGGTGCTGCCCGAGGCGCCGCCCTCCCGGGCCGTGGACGCGCTGGAGGCGTGGATGCTGGAGCTGCGGCGCCGGCGCTTCTGA
- a CDS encoding poly(A) polymerase, whose amino-acid sequence MSQERFTTSREVYHRIRWDPRLEAREFVIGYDTHGEDLEEMPFEAFVPDGEIPWHRVWYFKRGREVVWDRKERIDRLNHLVEPSAEPPAPTPPRPREVPGFARLHVFRYDARAGDWMKTPSSSPGDTRPAPERLTLATFNVLFDLYDREKLATEHRTPAALALLRETDADVIVLQEVTAPFLRALLAEGWVREHYQVSDGPEANTVVPYGQVLLSREPLASVWQRVFSRDKRLIVGELRLAGGPLWVATPHLTSNRETTGAAARAVQVQALLEELPSLTGDDDASVPDVVLAGDFNFGDGDAEAESFRRAGFVDAWPTLRPAEQGETYNPRLNSLAAITTVSGRLQRLDRVLVASPSGRLSPESIELFGEAPLKGVRAPSGEALFASDHFGIRCVLRRDTRAASVTGAAAARLVHHTAVVLIPPESVWPPIQALRKKHDAKFERWMPHVTLLYPFLPEEDFDTAEALLSEAARSLEPFQVTLADFDHFDHRASATAWLRPEDAPRGALARLHAKLVSVVPECAPPAHGFHPHLSVGQVPHSDDVDVERTVATWARGWRPLSFEVREVCIIRRQGNTPFEVVRRIPLGGLGVARAEATTSGTGDDALRSALENVGAVESAPETRAKRDEAMERLRVLCARVGASLHPYGSYLLGTDGAGSDVDAVALGPSSQSREDFARELLGELARSEPESRAASRFVADAAIPLVKVVLGGVSFEVSHASRPEGTEGLDPLELLARHADAFDPAGLRSVLGLADMKGVLEALGPDEDTHARFRRLLRAVKAWARARGLYSHALGYLGGLSWTVLAAWATTRAAPEAVKSDVDLLAHFFDTFATWPWPQPVALTMETARYRPDGKRDLLPIIAPVAPLRNTARNVSRSTSRILREEWARARELVAQARRTGTPGAWSLLFEPLDSTSQPSTRLRLSADAKTPEGREVAQGWLLGHITALAYRLESDRRLTVRPLQAPGTGGSLLIGLEARDTSALAWRPGTPLVEAVESFRASFLEWAHRPDGATLQVELSRASASGLPGETDP is encoded by the coding sequence ATGTCCCAGGAACGCTTCACGACGAGCCGAGAGGTGTACCACCGCATCCGGTGGGACCCTCGGCTGGAGGCCCGTGAGTTCGTCATCGGCTACGACACCCACGGCGAGGACCTGGAGGAGATGCCGTTCGAGGCCTTCGTGCCGGACGGCGAAATCCCCTGGCACCGCGTCTGGTACTTCAAGCGCGGACGCGAGGTGGTGTGGGACCGCAAGGAGCGCATCGACCGGCTGAATCACCTCGTCGAGCCTTCCGCCGAGCCCCCCGCCCCCACCCCGCCCCGTCCTCGGGAGGTCCCCGGCTTCGCGCGCCTGCATGTCTTCCGCTACGACGCGCGGGCCGGGGATTGGATGAAGACTCCCTCCTCGTCGCCGGGGGACACGCGCCCGGCGCCGGAGCGACTCACCCTGGCCACCTTCAACGTCCTCTTCGACCTGTATGACCGGGAGAAGCTCGCGACCGAGCACCGCACGCCCGCCGCCCTGGCGCTGCTGCGCGAGACGGACGCGGACGTCATCGTCCTCCAGGAGGTCACCGCGCCCTTCCTGCGGGCTCTGCTCGCCGAGGGCTGGGTGCGCGAGCACTACCAGGTGTCGGACGGTCCCGAGGCGAACACCGTCGTCCCCTACGGACAGGTGCTCCTGTCACGCGAGCCCCTCGCCTCGGTGTGGCAGCGGGTCTTCTCGCGCGACAAGCGCCTCATCGTGGGCGAGCTGCGACTGGCGGGCGGGCCGCTGTGGGTGGCGACACCGCACCTGACGAGCAACCGCGAGACCACCGGCGCCGCGGCCCGGGCCGTCCAGGTCCAGGCGCTGCTGGAGGAACTGCCGTCACTGACTGGCGACGACGACGCGAGCGTGCCCGACGTCGTGCTGGCCGGTGACTTCAACTTCGGGGACGGCGACGCGGAGGCCGAGTCCTTCCGTCGCGCGGGCTTCGTGGATGCATGGCCCACGCTGCGCCCGGCCGAGCAGGGCGAGACGTACAATCCGCGACTCAACTCGCTGGCCGCCATCACCACCGTGTCGGGGCGGCTCCAGCGGTTGGACCGCGTGCTGGTGGCCTCACCTTCGGGGCGACTCTCGCCGGAGTCCATCGAGCTCTTCGGTGAGGCGCCGCTGAAGGGCGTGCGTGCGCCGTCCGGAGAGGCCCTGTTCGCGTCGGACCACTTCGGCATTCGCTGTGTCCTGCGCCGCGACACCCGCGCGGCGTCCGTGACGGGGGCCGCGGCGGCGCGGCTGGTCCATCACACGGCCGTGGTGCTCATTCCCCCCGAGTCCGTGTGGCCGCCCATCCAGGCGCTCCGCAAGAAGCACGACGCGAAGTTCGAGCGGTGGATGCCCCACGTCACCCTGCTCTACCCCTTCCTCCCCGAGGAAGACTTCGACACGGCGGAGGCGCTGCTCTCCGAGGCCGCGCGGAGCCTCGAGCCCTTCCAGGTGACGCTCGCCGACTTCGACCACTTCGACCACCGCGCCAGCGCGACGGCGTGGTTGAGGCCCGAGGACGCGCCCCGAGGTGCGCTGGCGCGACTGCACGCGAAGCTCGTCTCCGTGGTGCCCGAGTGCGCACCACCGGCCCATGGGTTCCACCCGCATCTGTCCGTGGGACAGGTGCCCCACTCGGACGACGTGGACGTGGAGCGCACCGTCGCCACGTGGGCACGGGGCTGGCGTCCGCTGAGCTTCGAGGTCCGCGAGGTCTGCATCATCCGCCGGCAGGGCAACACGCCGTTCGAGGTCGTCCGACGCATTCCGCTCGGCGGCCTCGGTGTCGCGCGGGCGGAGGCCACGACGTCGGGCACCGGTGACGACGCGCTGCGCTCCGCCCTCGAGAACGTGGGCGCCGTCGAGAGCGCTCCCGAGACCCGGGCGAAGCGCGATGAAGCCATGGAGCGGCTGCGGGTGCTGTGCGCTCGCGTGGGCGCCTCGCTGCATCCGTATGGCTCCTATCTGCTGGGGACCGATGGCGCGGGCAGTGACGTGGACGCGGTGGCGCTCGGCCCCTCGAGCCAGTCACGGGAGGACTTCGCGCGGGAGCTGTTGGGCGAGCTGGCGAGGTCGGAGCCCGAGAGCCGCGCGGCCTCGCGCTTCGTCGCCGATGCGGCCATCCCGCTGGTGAAGGTGGTGCTGGGCGGCGTGAGCTTCGAGGTGTCCCACGCCAGCCGGCCCGAGGGCACTGAAGGCCTCGACCCGCTGGAGCTGCTCGCGCGTCACGCGGACGCGTTCGACCCCGCGGGCCTGCGCTCGGTGCTGGGGCTCGCGGACATGAAGGGCGTGCTGGAGGCGCTCGGTCCGGATGAGGACACCCACGCGAGGTTCCGGCGACTGCTGCGTGCCGTGAAGGCCTGGGCCCGGGCTCGGGGGCTGTATTCGCATGCGCTCGGCTATCTCGGGGGCCTGTCGTGGACGGTGCTCGCGGCCTGGGCCACCACGCGCGCGGCACCCGAGGCGGTGAAGTCCGACGTGGACCTGCTCGCGCACTTCTTCGACACCTTCGCCACGTGGCCCTGGCCCCAACCCGTGGCCCTGACGATGGAGACCGCGCGCTACCGGCCGGACGGCAAGCGGGACCTGTTGCCCATCATCGCCCCCGTGGCGCCGCTGAGGAACACCGCGCGCAACGTGTCGCGCTCCACGTCCCGCATCCTTCGCGAGGAGTGGGCGCGCGCACGGGAGCTCGTCGCCCAGGCGCGCAGGACGGGGACGCCCGGAGCGTGGTCCCTGTTGTTCGAGCCGCTGGATTCGACCAGCCAACCGTCGACCCGACTGCGGCTGAGCGCCGACGCCAAGACTCCCGAGGGACGCGAGGTCGCCCAGGGGTGGCTGCTCGGACACATCACGGCCCTGGCGTACCGCCTGGAGAGTGATCGCCGCCTGACGGTGCGTCCCCTCCAGGCGCCGGGCACCGGGGGCTCGCTGCTCATCGGCCTGGAGGCCCGGGACACGAGCGCGCTCGCGTGGAGGCCGGGCACGCCGCTCGTCGAGGCCGTGGAGTCCTTCCGCGCGTCGTTCCTGGAATGGGCCCACCGTCCCGACGGAGCCACCCTCCAGGTGGAGCTGTCACGAGCGAGCGCCTCGGGCCTCCCCGGGGAAACAGACCCGTAA
- a CDS encoding BamA/TamA family outer membrane protein, protein MDVRRVMSGRVVKWCAMLGLALGAGQAGAQEPGQVVDEVVVRGPEKTRPETVQAYSRIDAGDELAFEELDKVERRLLATGLFQEVKVSTEPTGAGRVRLILEVEEKASWVVAPTFALSSDNVGGGLLYAENNLWGRSKKFATAAQVSTAESGLFVGYLDQNVFGLPQLRFSLEGQLRSDRMDEYRPGAGQEDPEVVRRTRLNSASLAGEFGVMLFERVRAAVKYRLMSIDAKSPDAKEEVTTPAFSTGPAQQDASVRLMVGIDTRQNLHAVMEGINLEASYEVSNPEVGSDFRYRRFGLLYRHGLRLFEEHNVVLRGEAAAGVDLPFHQELVMGGNSLRGFVHRQFRGDTRLSFTAEYHFPLFTIRQLSFRGVGFSDTGLMVWRDLPADGELRDVNGRVVRGYLPDSKSGLKGSTFAQGVGAGLRLYLRNIVLPLVGVDAAYGVNSGEFRFYLVAGVSPS, encoded by the coding sequence ATGGATGTGCGACGAGTCATGAGCGGACGAGTGGTGAAGTGGTGCGCGATGCTGGGACTCGCCCTGGGGGCGGGGCAGGCGGGCGCGCAGGAACCGGGACAGGTGGTGGACGAGGTGGTGGTGCGCGGTCCGGAGAAGACGCGCCCGGAGACGGTGCAGGCGTACTCGCGCATCGACGCGGGGGACGAGCTCGCCTTCGAGGAGCTGGACAAGGTGGAGCGACGGCTGCTCGCCACCGGCCTGTTCCAGGAGGTGAAGGTGAGCACCGAGCCCACGGGCGCGGGGCGCGTGCGCCTCATCCTGGAGGTGGAGGAGAAGGCCTCGTGGGTGGTGGCGCCCACCTTCGCGCTGTCCTCGGACAACGTGGGCGGCGGCTTGCTGTACGCGGAGAACAACCTGTGGGGCCGCAGCAAGAAGTTCGCGACCGCCGCGCAGGTGAGCACCGCGGAGAGCGGCCTGTTCGTCGGCTACCTGGACCAGAACGTCTTCGGGTTGCCGCAGCTGCGCTTCAGCCTGGAGGGCCAGCTTCGGAGCGACCGCATGGACGAGTACCGGCCCGGAGCGGGCCAGGAGGACCCGGAGGTGGTGCGCCGCACGCGTCTCAACTCGGCCTCGCTCGCCGGTGAGTTCGGCGTGATGCTCTTCGAGCGCGTGCGCGCCGCGGTGAAGTACCGGCTGATGAGCATCGACGCGAAGTCGCCGGACGCGAAGGAGGAGGTCACCACGCCCGCGTTCTCCACCGGGCCCGCGCAGCAGGACGCGTCGGTGCGGCTGATGGTGGGAATCGACACGCGGCAGAACCTGCACGCGGTGATGGAGGGCATCAACCTGGAGGCCTCCTACGAGGTGTCCAATCCCGAGGTGGGCAGCGACTTCCGCTACCGGCGCTTCGGGCTGCTCTACCGCCACGGCCTGCGCCTGTTCGAGGAGCACAACGTGGTGCTGCGCGGCGAGGCGGCCGCGGGCGTGGACCTGCCCTTCCACCAGGAGCTGGTGATGGGCGGCAACTCGCTGCGTGGCTTCGTCCACCGGCAGTTCCGCGGCGACACGCGCCTGTCGTTCACCGCCGAGTACCACTTCCCGCTCTTCACCATCCGCCAGCTGTCGTTCCGGGGCGTGGGCTTCTCCGACACGGGGCTGATGGTGTGGCGGGACCTGCCCGCCGACGGCGAGCTGCGGGACGTGAACGGCCGCGTGGTGCGCGGCTACCTGCCCGACAGCAAGAGTGGCCTCAAGGGCTCCACCTTCGCGCAGGGCGTGGGCGCGGGCCTGCGGCTGTACCTGCGCAACATCGTCCTGCCGTTGGTGGGCGTGGACGCGGCCTACGGCGTCAACTCGGGCGAGTTCCGTTTCTATCTGGTGGCGGGCGTCAGTCCGTCCTGA
- a CDS encoding M90 family metallopeptidase has translation MTGLFRQLRRRRLLRRPFPSEWLGHLEAHVPFFSRLSPSLREDFLAKLKVFVWEKEFIGAGGLDITDEIRVVVAATAVQLVVHLDLSYYDRLREVIVYPDAFLLPDRTGVVLGEAKHWGSVILSWAAVLGGLRNPDDGHDTATHEFAHVLDRADGAFDGTPKLRSYSHYRTWASVMSEHFHALQQGRPRERQVLDDYGALNEAEFFAVASENFFERPERMRKKTPDLYEELKRFYGWDPASGT, from the coding sequence ATGACCGGTCTGTTTCGCCAGCTCCGACGCCGACGTCTGCTGCGGCGGCCGTTCCCCTCCGAGTGGCTGGGCCACCTGGAGGCCCATGTCCCGTTCTTCTCCAGGCTGTCGCCCTCCCTGCGCGAGGACTTCCTCGCGAAGCTGAAGGTCTTCGTCTGGGAGAAGGAGTTCATCGGCGCGGGGGGGCTGGACATCACCGACGAGATTCGCGTCGTCGTGGCCGCCACCGCCGTGCAGCTCGTCGTGCACCTGGACCTGTCGTATTACGACCGGCTGCGCGAAGTCATCGTGTACCCGGACGCCTTCCTGCTGCCGGACCGCACCGGCGTGGTGCTGGGCGAGGCGAAGCACTGGGGCTCGGTCATCCTCTCCTGGGCCGCGGTGCTCGGCGGGCTGCGAAACCCCGATGACGGCCACGACACCGCCACCCACGAGTTCGCCCACGTGCTGGACCGGGCCGACGGGGCCTTCGACGGCACGCCGAAGCTGCGCAGCTACTCGCACTACCGCACCTGGGCCTCGGTGATGAGCGAGCACTTCCACGCGCTCCAGCAGGGCCGCCCCCGCGAGCGCCAGGTGCTGGATGACTACGGCGCCCTCAACGAGGCGGAGTTCTTCGCCGTGGCCAGCGAGAACTTCTTCGAGCGACCCGAGCGGATGCGCAAGAAGACGCCTGACCTGTATGAAGAGCTGAAGCGTTTCTACGGGTGGGACCCCGCCTCCGGCACTTGA